The Vicia villosa cultivar HV-30 ecotype Madison, WI linkage group LG1, Vvil1.0, whole genome shotgun sequence genome includes a region encoding these proteins:
- the LOC131640773 gene encoding calmodulin-lysine N-methyltransferase — MENRTNEKASSLRWKILRQALLSNPSPPNPDEQSHLSIKRISRRTSHGFNLIPSHVVNDEHSSNKCNGSSTKDARVCYTLPIPDAPQLFLRQRVDNHADLSDFQTCNKYNIDNTGLVCNWPSEDVLAHYCLSHRDKFRSKKVIELGSGYGLAGFVIAAVTEASEVVISDGNPLVVDYTQRNIEANSGAFGNTIVKSMMLHWNQEDISSVADNFDIIVASDCTFFKDFHRDLARIVKHLLSKTKSSEAIFLSPKRGNSLDLFLEVAKENGLHISVTENYDKEVWKRHERFMNGADKDSWPSYETGHCYPLLIRITL; from the exons ATGGAAAACAGAACGAACGAGAAAGCTTCATCTTTAAGATGGAAAATCCTTCGTCAAGCTCTTCTCTCCAACCCCTCTCCTCCAAATCCAG ACGAGCAATCTCATTTGAGTATCAAACGCATTTCAAGAAGAACCAGTCACGGATTCAACTTGATACCCTCTCATGTAGTCAATGATGAACATAGTTCAAACAAATGCAATGGTTCTTCTACCAAAGATGCTCGAGTTTGTTACACTTTGCCAATCCCTGACGCTCCTCAACTGTTTTTGAG GCAAAGGGTTGACAACCATGCTGACCTCAGTGATTTTCAGACATGTAACAAATATAACATTGACAACACTGGGCTTGTCT GTAATTGGCCATCAGAAGATGTTCTTGCTCATTATTGCTTGTCACATAGAGATAAATTCAG GTCTAAAAAGGTTATTGAGCTTGGTTCTGGCTATGGTTTGGCTGGATTTGTTATTGCCGCTGTTACTGAGGCATCAGAGGTTGTAATCTCAGATGGAAATCCACTAGTAGTTGATT ATACTCAGCGTAATATTGAAGCTAATTCTGGAGCATTTGGGAATACAATTGTGAAGTCAATGATGCTTCATTGGAATCAGGAAGATATTTCTAGTGTTGCAGACAATTTTGATATCATTGTTGCAAGTGATTG CACTTTCTTTAAGGACTTCCACAGAGATCTTGCTCGAATTGTCAAGCACTTGTTATCAAAAACAAAATCTTCTGAGGCTATATTTTTAAGTCCAAAAAGAGGCAACTCATTGGACCTGTTCttggaggtggctaaagaaaatgGCCTGCATATCAGTGTAACAGAGAACTACGACAAAGAAGTTTGGAAACGTCATGAGAGGTTCATGAATGGTGCAGATAAGGATTCTTGGCCTAGTTATGAGACAGGTCACTGCTATCCACTCTTAATCAGAATCACCCTTTGA
- the LOC131608770 gene encoding uncharacterized protein LOC131608770, protein MEETKERLPPNREEKTMSFYVCYPCYCLKEALMTFLKCLGFESTQNKEEENSSTSLLKHHACTSDSIVASEDQYKSSSSSQQKHSKEDVADSSTPSTQTLNLSSMGRGGPRKTPLTKDPPPQHH, encoded by the exons ATGGAAGAGACTAAGGAGAGGTTACCACCTAACAGAGAGGAAAAAACAATGAGTTTCTATGTTTGCTATCCATGCTATTGTCTTAAAGAAGCACTCATGACTTTCTTGAAGTGTTTAGGTTTTGAGTCCACACAAAACAAAGAAGAGGAAAACTCATCAACATCACTACTCAAACATCATGCATGTACTTCTGATTCTATTGTAGCCTCAGAAGATCAATATAAGTCTTCAAGTAGCAGTCAGCAGAAACACTCAAAAGAAGATGTTGCAGATTCATCAACCCCATCAACTCAAACCctt AATTTAAGTTCAATGGGAAGAGGTGGTCCTCGAAAAACTCCACTTACCAAAGATCCACCACCTCAACATCATTAA